The Spirochaeta isovalerica DNA window GATATGTCTGCCATTTCATCTATAGAGGAGCCCCAGCCTCCTCCCTCTGCCGGACCGGTAACCGGAGAAACAGGAACCGAACCGTTCCCTCCCAACAGGATCATTACCGCCTTGAAAGAAGCATATCCCGATAAAATCAAAGAAATCACCTATAAGAACAACGACTGGGCCATCAAAGTTTATGACCGGTGGCTTTACTGGGCCGATGGCCGGCTTCTTCCCGAAGAGGAGATTTACAGCAGAGAGGAATACAGCCCCCACCTCTTCTACCGGTACCCCGCAAAGCTTCCTTCGTTCAGCAAACCGGATAGCGAAAGTGCAGAGAGAATCGACAGCATAATTGACCAGCGGAAAGAAAACCCCATTTTGCGAAACCCGGCCTTTCTGAATGGTCTCTGGAGAATATGGGACAGGGATACAAGCTGGAAACGGGTAAAGACTACTTTTTTTCTGGGATACAAACTTCAAATCCACCGGGACCTGCTTGAAGATCTGGCTCGCGTGGAAGAGGAAATCCAGAGAAGGATGCTTGTCGACAGGGAACTGGCCGCCTTTGTCCGGACCCTGAGCCGGATCGACGGTTACAACTGGAGGCAGATAGCCGATACGGACACGCTCAGCGTACACTCCTACGGCATAGCAATCGATCTGATTCTCAACCGGACCGGTGGCAAACAGATCTACTGGCTCTGGACGCTTAACAGCGGAGAAAAATTCTATGATATTCCATATAATAAACGATTCAGCCCTCCCGAATCCTTTATTGAAGCATTCGAAAAAGAGGGCTTTGTCTGGGGTGGGAAATGGCTTTTCTATGATACCATTCACTTTGAATACAGACCGGAGATCATGATTCTCAACGATCTGAATAACTAGTTCCTGGCAGCGACGGTCCGTCTGGCCGACATGGTCAGCTGAGGCTCGGTTCTCCGCTTTAAGGGGATTCCGCAATGACGGCATTTGGGGACAAGCTCCGCACAGGTGGGACAAACATAATAGTATTTGTCACAGTGAAAGCAGTAATAGC harbors:
- a CDS encoding M15 family metallopeptidase; protein product: MKKSLLPLFTILIAGSCFSTGSTSPSGPPDDMSAISSIEEPQPPPSAGPVTGETGTEPFPPNRIITALKEAYPDKIKEITYKNNDWAIKVYDRWLYWADGRLLPEEEIYSREEYSPHLFYRYPAKLPSFSKPDSESAERIDSIIDQRKENPILRNPAFLNGLWRIWDRDTSWKRVKTTFFLGYKLQIHRDLLEDLARVEEEIQRRMLVDRELAAFVRTLSRIDGYNWRQIADTDTLSVHSYGIAIDLILNRTGGKQIYWLWTLNSGEKFYDIPYNKRFSPPESFIEAFEKEGFVWGGKWLFYDTIHFEYRPEIMILNDLNN